A single region of the Hoeflea prorocentri genome encodes:
- a CDS encoding AAA family ATPase — protein MKANRFILISGCSSGGKSTLLSALQTKGYAVVEEPGRRIVEQETKGDGSALPWVDMRAFARRAVEMARSDLAMAERQSGPVFFDRGLIDAAVALEHSAGVSLRETLGDRQYYSSPVFLAPPWPEIYVTDNERPHDLAEATAEYERLIVGLGSLGYETLILPKTPVKERVEFVLDALS, from the coding sequence ATGAAAGCCAACCGGTTTATTTTGATTTCGGGGTGCTCAAGCGGGGGCAAGTCGACGCTGTTGAGCGCGCTGCAGACGAAGGGTTATGCCGTGGTGGAAGAGCCGGGCCGCCGTATTGTCGAGCAGGAGACGAAGGGAGACGGTTCGGCGCTTCCCTGGGTCGATATGCGGGCCTTTGCGCGTCGCGCAGTCGAGATGGCGCGTTCGGATTTGGCTATGGCGGAAAGACAGTCAGGTCCGGTGTTTTTTGACAGAGGTCTGATCGATGCGGCTGTCGCACTTGAACATTCGGCCGGTGTGTCGCTGCGTGAGACGCTTGGCGATCGGCAATACTATTCCAGCCCCGTTTTTCTCGCGCCGCCCTGGCCTGAGATTTATGTGACGGACAATGAGCGACCGCACGATCTGGCCGAAGCGACCGCGGAATATGAGAGGCTGATCGTGGGGCTCGGCTCACTCGGATATGAGACGCTGATCCTGCCCAAGACGCCGGTTAAGGAGCGCGTCGAATTTGTCCTCGATGCGCTCAGCTAG
- a CDS encoding AbgT family transporter: MSDIPTQPNKGFIAAIERTGNRLPDPVFIFIWLIGILMVVSLIASLAGLSAIHPVTGDPVDAKSLLSADNLRRLVTDMPTTFTHFHPLGYVLVVMLGAGVAERTGFLGAAMRAGVSNAPKMLLTPIVVAVGMIGNLAADAAYVVLIPLAGVIFAAAGRHPVAGIAAAFAGVSGGFSANLFPGQLDALLFGITEAGAEILDPEWNANIAGNWYLIMALFFVYLPVIWYVTDRQVEPRLGKWEGGTVADTDEPISGPLTDDERKGLIWGALTILAVIAVWVFLTIGPGTPLIDHDARPEARMTPFYQSLVAGFFFLFLLSGWVYGHITGVIANHRDLVRLMKESMSEMGYYLVLAFAAAHFVVMFVWSNLGLILAIDGAEFLRWTALPGPLLLAGLLILSGFINLFVGSASAKWALLAPILVPMLMLLGISPETATAAYRIGDSATNIITPLMVYFPLILIFCQRWDKEFGIGSLMAVMIPYSIWLMISGVIMIIAWTALNIPLGPGAMVDFTLTGR, translated from the coding sequence ATGAGCGATATCCCCACCCAACCTAACAAGGGCTTCATCGCCGCCATTGAGCGCACCGGAAACCGCCTGCCTGACCCGGTCTTCATCTTCATCTGGCTGATCGGCATCCTCATGGTGGTAAGCCTCATCGCCTCGCTTGCCGGTCTCTCGGCAATACATCCGGTCACGGGCGATCCCGTCGACGCAAAAAGCCTGCTTTCGGCGGACAATCTGCGCCGCCTCGTCACCGACATGCCGACGACATTCACCCATTTCCATCCGCTCGGTTATGTGCTGGTCGTCATGCTGGGCGCCGGCGTTGCCGAACGCACCGGCTTTCTGGGTGCGGCCATGCGCGCCGGCGTCAGCAATGCGCCGAAAATGCTTCTGACCCCGATTGTCGTTGCCGTCGGCATGATCGGAAACCTTGCCGCCGACGCCGCCTATGTGGTCCTCATTCCGCTGGCCGGGGTCATTTTCGCCGCAGCCGGGCGCCACCCGGTCGCAGGCATCGCCGCCGCCTTTGCCGGCGTATCGGGCGGCTTTTCCGCCAATCTGTTCCCGGGGCAGCTCGACGCGTTGCTCTTCGGCATCACCGAGGCCGGCGCGGAAATCCTCGACCCGGAATGGAACGCCAACATCGCCGGCAACTGGTATCTGATCATGGCGCTGTTCTTCGTCTACCTGCCGGTGATCTGGTACGTCACCGACCGTCAGGTCGAGCCGCGCCTCGGCAAATGGGAAGGCGGCACCGTCGCGGATACCGATGAACCCATTTCCGGCCCGCTGACTGATGATGAGCGCAAAGGCCTCATATGGGGCGCCCTGACAATCCTTGCCGTGATTGCCGTATGGGTTTTCCTGACCATTGGTCCGGGTACGCCGCTGATCGACCATGATGCACGGCCGGAAGCCCGCATGACGCCGTTTTACCAGTCGCTTGTCGCCGGTTTCTTCTTCCTGTTTCTACTCAGCGGCTGGGTTTACGGCCATATCACCGGCGTGATCGCCAATCACCGCGACCTTGTGCGGCTGATGAAGGAATCCATGTCCGAGATGGGCTACTATCTCGTTCTGGCCTTTGCCGCCGCCCACTTCGTTGTCATGTTCGTCTGGTCGAACCTTGGCCTGATCCTGGCCATCGACGGTGCGGAATTCCTGCGCTGGACGGCGCTGCCGGGCCCGCTTCTGCTTGCCGGCCTTCTCATCCTGTCGGGGTTCATCAATCTATTTGTCGGCTCGGCATCGGCAAAATGGGCTCTGCTTGCGCCAATTCTGGTGCCGATGCTGATGCTCCTCGGTATCAGCCCCGAAACGGCCACCGCCGCCTACCGCATCGGCGATTCGGCAACCAATATCATCACGCCCCTGATGGTCTATTTCCCGCTCATCCTGATCTTCTGTCAGCGCTGGGACAAGGAATTCGGCATCGGCAGCCTGATGGCCGTGATGATCCCCTATTCCATCTGGCTGATGATCAGCGGCGTTATCATGATTATCGCCTGGACAGCGCTTAACATTCCGCTCGGGCCGGGTGCGATGGTCGACTTCACCTTAACGGGCAGGTAA
- a CDS encoding ImuA family protein yields MQGSHARQRMEALQDAVSKIDRRHAAFARHERLRGEETGGVAAFGIDSVDAVFKDGFPIFALHEVRCALTRDIAAASGFLAGLIAGCMKRRTGRIVWVCDPACRLDGGQLFPAGLAMFGIDPSRLLMVRPLDFKTSLWASDEAAKCSDLAAVVFQIKGNQPAFDMTATRRLMLKAQQNGLFVCILRQGGEEEANAAATRWRVSAAPSAADPQLENGIGLVRLGLVLERNRNGQTGQWTIQWNHNRHGFEHVPADHVDRPAAAFHRPGGAPQMGQVMAFERAS; encoded by the coding sequence ATGCAGGGCAGTCACGCGCGGCAAAGGATGGAGGCATTGCAGGATGCCGTGTCGAAGATCGACCGGCGCCATGCTGCTTTTGCACGTCATGAACGCTTGCGCGGAGAGGAAACGGGCGGTGTGGCCGCCTTTGGCATCGACAGCGTCGATGCGGTCTTCAAGGACGGGTTTCCGATCTTTGCTCTGCATGAGGTGCGTTGTGCGCTGACCCGCGATATTGCGGCGGCGTCCGGGTTCCTCGCCGGGCTGATCGCCGGCTGCATGAAGCGCCGCACGGGCCGCATCGTCTGGGTTTGCGATCCGGCCTGCCGGCTTGACGGCGGCCAGCTCTTTCCCGCCGGGCTTGCCATGTTCGGGATCGATCCGTCGCGGTTGCTCATGGTGCGGCCGCTGGACTTCAAGACATCGCTTTGGGCAAGCGACGAGGCGGCCAAATGCAGCGACCTTGCCGCCGTCGTCTTTCAGATCAAGGGCAACCAGCCGGCTTTCGACATGACGGCAACGCGGCGGCTGATGCTCAAGGCGCAGCAGAACGGCCTGTTTGTATGCATCCTGCGACAGGGTGGTGAAGAGGAGGCCAATGCGGCGGCAACCAGATGGCGCGTCAGTGCAGCGCCATCGGCGGCCGATCCGCAGCTTGAAAACGGCATAGGGCTTGTGCGGCTCGGTCTTGTGCTTGAACGCAACCGCAATGGTCAGACGGGGCAATGGACCATTCAATGGAACCATAACAGACACGGTTTTGAACATGTCCCAGCGGATCATGTCGATCGCCCTGCCGCAGCTTTCCACCGACCGGGTGGCGCGCCGCAAATGGGGCAGGTCATGGCGTTTGAACGGGCGTCCTGA
- a CDS encoding DNA polymerase Y family protein → MSQRIMSIALPQLSTDRVARRKWGRSWRLNGRPDAPPLAAIAKVKNAMRLVALDGHGHKAGLRIEQTLSDARALFPDLDVFDHDIKADAALLEAVAAWCDRYTPLVAVEALSPNVAGQCAGLFLDISGCAHLFGGEEAMREDLVARLRAAGLLAHAAVADTPGAAWAFARYGEAGVVATGEHDKALLDLPLASLRLETELLDMLRKLGLRSVGCIASLPRAPLSARFGNGLLLHLDQALGRQEEAISPRLPVPELSSERVFAEPIALQDDIERTAAQLAGNLKPRLDERQLGARALELKLFRVDGHVVTISVRAASPVYHPDRIVMLFRERIAGFHEDLDAGFGFDLVRLNVTASEPRPVEQADLGRGGEGNGEAFVSLVDRLGARLGTDRVQRFAAADTHIPERSFGLLAQAAGGSDGSSFLPAGDATLLDGEAPVAVLTRPMVLFERPEQVEAIAEVPDGAPIRFRWRRTLYRVARSEGPERIACEWWRDGRGGHSRDYFRVEDEEGHRFWIFRQGLFERETDNPKWFMHGLFA, encoded by the coding sequence ATGTCCCAGCGGATCATGTCGATCGCCCTGCCGCAGCTTTCCACCGACCGGGTGGCGCGCCGCAAATGGGGCAGGTCATGGCGTTTGAACGGGCGTCCTGACGCCCCGCCCCTTGCCGCGATCGCAAAAGTCAAAAATGCCATGCGCCTCGTCGCGTTGGACGGCCATGGCCACAAGGCCGGTCTGAGGATCGAGCAGACGCTGAGCGATGCGCGCGCGTTGTTTCCCGATCTCGATGTTTTCGATCACGATATCAAGGCCGATGCGGCGCTGCTTGAAGCGGTTGCCGCCTGGTGCGACCGTTATACGCCGCTGGTGGCTGTTGAAGCGCTTTCGCCAAATGTTGCGGGGCAATGCGCCGGGCTTTTCCTGGATATTTCCGGCTGCGCCCATTTGTTCGGCGGCGAGGAGGCGATGCGCGAAGATCTTGTTGCCCGGCTGCGTGCCGCCGGTCTTCTGGCGCATGCCGCGGTCGCCGACACGCCGGGGGCGGCCTGGGCCTTTGCCCGTTATGGCGAGGCCGGGGTGGTTGCAACGGGCGAACATGACAAAGCGCTGCTCGATCTGCCGCTTGCGAGCCTGCGCCTTGAAACCGAATTGCTCGACATGTTGCGCAAGCTTGGCCTGCGCTCGGTCGGATGCATCGCCTCGTTGCCGCGCGCGCCGCTTTCCGCCCGGTTTGGCAATGGCCTTCTCCTGCATCTCGATCAGGCGCTTGGACGGCAGGAAGAAGCCATCTCGCCGCGCCTTCCAGTGCCTGAATTGTCATCGGAGCGTGTTTTTGCCGAGCCGATTGCCTTGCAGGACGATATCGAGCGCACCGCCGCGCAGCTTGCCGGCAATCTTAAGCCGCGGCTCGATGAACGGCAGTTGGGAGCCCGGGCGCTGGAGCTGAAATTGTTCCGGGTCGACGGCCATGTGGTGACCATTTCAGTGCGTGCCGCGAGCCCTGTCTATCATCCGGACCGCATCGTCATGCTTTTTCGCGAGCGCATCGCCGGCTTTCATGAGGATCTCGACGCCGGGTTCGGTTTTGACCTTGTGCGTCTGAATGTGACCGCCAGCGAGCCGCGCCCGGTGGAACAGGCCGATCTCGGCCGTGGCGGCGAAGGCAATGGCGAAGCCTTTGTCAGCCTTGTCGACAGGCTGGGCGCGCGTCTCGGCACAGACCGGGTCCAGCGTTTTGCCGCCGCCGACACCCATATCCCCGAACGCAGTTTCGGTCTTCTTGCACAGGCTGCCGGCGGCAGCGATGGGTCGTCTTTCCTGCCCGCCGGCGACGCCACGCTGCTGGACGGTGAAGCTCCGGTTGCGGTGCTGACCCGTCCGATGGTGCTGTTTGAAAGGCCCGAGCAGGTTGAAGCGATTGCCGAGGTGCCGGATGGTGCGCCGATCCGGTTCCGCTGGCGGCGCACGCTCTACCGGGTTGCGCGTTCCGAAGGGCCTGAACGTATTGCCTGCGAATGGTGGCGTGACGGGCGTGGCGGTCACAGCCGGGACTATTTTCGAGTCGAGGATGAAGAGGGCCACCGGTTCTGGATCTTCCGACAGGGGCTGTTTGAGCGCGAGACCGATAACCCGAAATGGTTCATGCACGGGCTCTTCGCATGA
- a CDS encoding error-prone DNA polymerase: MSARPDEPGYVELAVTSNFSFLRGASHPEEMVVEAARLGLKGLSVTDRNSVAGLVRAHMAAKEAKIAFAPGCRLVFCDGTPDILVWPRDRAAYGRLCELLTVGKRRAPKGECHLSLTDLIDHGEGLIMAALPMPVLPLAVPDCLETLKVHFAGDLYLGASWRYGAADQRMLAAMAELAEQASLPLLAVGDALYHAPERRFLQDVVTCIREHLTLRSAGRQLEPNAERHLRDAVQMYRLFRGYEQAVWETEALFSRLSFSLDELRYLYPEEPTGSDAPPQDTLERLTAEGLKRRYPDGAPQKVLDALDHELGLIRELDYAPYFLTVYDIVRFARSKHILCQGRGSAANSAVCYCLGITEVKPDKVDLLFERFISKERNEPPDIDVDFEHERREEVIQYIYEKYGRDKAGLAATVITYRGRSALREVAKVFELSDDVITAISGTRWGSSSAKLDEEDARRAGLDPHDKYLMQALDMASQIIGFPRHLSQHVGGFVITRDRLSSVIPIENAAMEDRTVVEWDKDDLESLGMLKIDVLGLGMLSCIRKAFEFLEKHYGRSETLSSLPEEDPRVYDMICRADTIGVFQIESRAQMSMLPRLKPRCYYDLVIEVAIVRPGPIQGDMVHPYLRRRQGKEKVSYPKKELEGVLKKTLGVPLFQEQAMNIAIVAANFEPGEADKLRRAMATFRRVGTIQNFRVKMVEGMVANGYEREFAEHCFSQIEGFGDYGFPESHAASFALLVYVSCWLKCYYPDVFCAAILNAQPMGFYAPAQLVRDAREHGVEVRPVDINESNWLSTLEENDVTKIKLAPRHSDMANVVKNRCAVRLGLHRVKGFGEEEADLLIKNRGEGYDSVRDLWMRSGLSRRAMEKLADADAFSSIGLSRRDAIWAVRALDPLGAAERLPLFAIADSKSLQREPEVHLPPMPLGEQVINDYRSLSFSLKAHPVSFVRDRLKKAGYVKTACLPDIRAGRFVSVAGLVLVRQRPGSAKGVVFETLEDETGVANAIVWPKIFERYRTIVIGSRFVGIRGPLQSQDGVIHVVARQLEDLTPLLSGISDIDAPVDGLARADEVKREPIDPRQRKKPASRIGHLIEQAPQLRTVGNQHHSAARRILPKGRNFH; encoded by the coding sequence ATGAGCGCACGTCCTGATGAACCCGGCTATGTGGAACTTGCCGTCACCAGCAATTTTTCTTTCCTGCGCGGTGCTTCGCATCCCGAAGAGATGGTGGTCGAGGCCGCCCGGCTCGGCCTCAAGGGGCTGAGTGTCACCGACCGCAATTCGGTTGCCGGTCTGGTGCGGGCGCATATGGCGGCCAAGGAGGCAAAGATTGCCTTCGCGCCGGGTTGCCGGCTTGTCTTTTGCGACGGCACGCCCGACATTCTGGTATGGCCGCGCGACCGTGCCGCCTATGGCCGGTTGTGCGAATTGCTGACGGTGGGTAAACGCCGCGCGCCCAAGGGCGAATGTCATCTGTCGCTGACCGATCTCATCGACCATGGCGAAGGGCTGATCATGGCCGCCCTGCCAATGCCTGTCCTGCCGCTTGCGGTGCCGGATTGTCTTGAGACGCTAAAAGTCCACTTTGCCGGCGATCTCTATCTGGGGGCATCCTGGCGCTACGGGGCCGCCGATCAGCGCATGCTTGCGGCCATGGCGGAGCTTGCCGAACAGGCGAGCCTGCCGCTCCTGGCTGTCGGCGATGCGCTTTATCACGCGCCGGAGCGGCGGTTCCTGCAGGATGTGGTCACATGCATACGCGAACATCTGACGCTGCGCTCCGCCGGCCGGCAGCTTGAACCCAATGCCGAACGGCACCTGCGCGATGCCGTGCAGATGTATCGCCTCTTTAGAGGCTACGAGCAGGCGGTTTGGGAGACGGAAGCTCTCTTTAGCCGGCTTTCATTCTCCTTGGATGAGCTTCGTTACCTTTATCCGGAAGAGCCGACCGGTTCGGATGCACCGCCGCAGGATACGCTGGAACGGCTGACGGCCGAGGGATTGAAACGGCGCTATCCGGACGGTGCGCCGCAAAAGGTGCTGGATGCCCTCGATCACGAGCTTGGGCTTATCCGCGAACTGGACTACGCGCCTTATTTCCTGACTGTCTACGATATTGTGCGCTTTGCGCGCAGCAAGCATATTTTATGTCAGGGTCGCGGTTCGGCAGCCAATTCCGCCGTTTGCTATTGTCTTGGGATCACCGAGGTGAAGCCCGACAAAGTCGACCTGCTCTTCGAGCGGTTCATCTCCAAGGAACGCAATGAGCCGCCCGATATCGATGTCGATTTCGAGCATGAGCGGCGCGAAGAGGTGATCCAGTACATCTATGAGAAATACGGGCGCGACAAGGCGGGGCTTGCCGCCACGGTCATTACCTATCGCGGCCGTTCGGCGCTGCGCGAAGTGGCGAAGGTGTTTGAGCTTTCAGACGATGTGATCACGGCGATCTCCGGCACCCGCTGGGGATCTTCATCCGCAAAACTTGACGAGGAGGATGCACGCCGGGCCGGGCTCGACCCGCATGACAAATATCTCATGCAGGCCCTCGACATGGCGAGCCAGATCATCGGCTTTCCGCGTCATCTTTCCCAGCATGTCGGCGGGTTTGTCATCACACGGGACCGGCTCAGCTCGGTCATTCCCATCGAGAACGCGGCGATGGAGGACCGCACCGTCGTTGAATGGGACAAGGACGATCTGGAAAGCCTCGGCATGCTCAAGATCGATGTTCTGGGTCTCGGCATGCTGAGCTGCATCCGCAAGGCATTCGAGTTTCTGGAGAAGCATTACGGGCGAAGCGAAACCCTGTCTTCCCTGCCCGAGGAAGATCCAAGGGTTTATGACATGATCTGCCGGGCCGATACGATCGGTGTTTTCCAGATCGAAAGCCGGGCGCAGATGTCGATGCTGCCTCGGCTCAAGCCGCGATGTTATTACGACCTCGTTATCGAGGTGGCGATTGTGCGGCCCGGGCCGATCCAGGGCGACATGGTGCATCCCTATCTGCGGCGCAGGCAGGGCAAGGAAAAGGTGAGCTATCCTAAAAAGGAGCTTGAAGGTGTCCTGAAAAAGACGCTCGGCGTGCCGCTGTTCCAGGAACAGGCGATGAATATCGCCATTGTCGCGGCCAATTTCGAGCCGGGCGAAGCCGATAAGCTGCGCCGCGCCATGGCAACATTCCGCCGGGTCGGCACGATCCAGAATTTCCGCGTCAAGATGGTCGAAGGCATGGTTGCCAATGGTTACGAGCGGGAATTTGCAGAACACTGTTTCAGCCAGATCGAGGGCTTCGGCGATTACGGCTTTCCCGAAAGCCATGCCGCCAGCTTTGCGCTGCTCGTTTACGTGTCCTGCTGGCTGAAATGCTATTACCCGGATGTCTTTTGCGCGGCGATCCTCAACGCACAGCCCATGGGCTTTTACGCGCCGGCCCAACTGGTACGCGACGCACGCGAACACGGTGTCGAGGTGCGGCCTGTCGATATCAATGAATCAAACTGGCTCTCGACGCTGGAAGAAAACGATGTGACGAAGATAAAGCTGGCCCCACGCCATTCGGACATGGCGAATGTGGTGAAAAACAGATGCGCGGTGCGTCTTGGCCTGCACCGTGTCAAAGGCTTTGGCGAAGAGGAAGCGGATCTGCTCATCAAAAATCGCGGCGAGGGCTATGACAGCGTGCGCGATCTGTGGATGCGCTCCGGCCTGTCGCGCCGCGCCATGGAAAAGCTCGCGGATGCGGATGCCTTTTCCTCCATCGGATTGTCGCGCCGCGATGCGATCTGGGCGGTCCGGGCGCTTGATCCGCTGGGCGCTGCCGAACGTCTGCCCCTCTTTGCGATCGCCGATTCAAAGTCATTGCAACGGGAGCCGGAAGTCCATCTGCCGCCCATGCCGCTTGGCGAACAGGTCATCAATGATTACCGCAGCCTTTCCTTTTCGCTAAAGGCGCACCCGGTGTCCTTTGTCCGCGACCGGCTGAAAAAGGCAGGCTATGTGAAGACGGCCTGCCTGCCGGATATCCGCGCCGGCCGATTTGTTTCGGTTGCAGGGCTGGTTCTCGTGCGCCAGCGTCCGGGATCGGCCAAGGGCGTCGTTTTTGAAACGCTGGAGGATGAAACGGGCGTTGCCAATGCTATTGTCTGGCCGAAGATTTTCGAGCGTTACCGGACCATCGTCATCGGCAGCCGTTTTGTCGGTATCCGCGGGCCGCTGCAGTCGCAGGACGGGGTGATCCATGTGGTCGCCCGCCAGCTTGAGGATTTGACGCCGCTGCTTTCGGGCATTTCCGATATCGATGCGCCCGTTGACGGGCTGGCGCGGGCCGATGAGGTCAAGCGCGAACCGATCGATCCGAGACAGCGCAAGAAGCCGGCCTCACGCATTGGCCATCTCATCGAGCAGGCTCCGCAATTGCGCACTGTCGGCAATCAACATCATTCCGCTGCCCGCCGCATCCTGCCGAAGGGGCGGAATTTTCACTGA
- a CDS encoding YbaN family protein, which translates to MLRRNRLMRLLWMAGGLVSLVLGIIGIALPLLPTTPFLLLAAFCFARGSRKLHRWLVEHPRLGPPIRDWETYRAISKRGKTLAMIAIVAVFLISIVAGVATYVIAIQAVVLSAVSLFILTRPHPPHERWN; encoded by the coding sequence ATGCTAAGGCGCAACCGGCTGATGCGTCTGCTCTGGATGGCGGGCGGCCTTGTCAGCCTGGTTTTGGGTATCATCGGCATCGCGCTCCCGCTCTTGCCGACAACACCCTTTCTGCTTCTGGCGGCCTTCTGTTTTGCCCGCGGCTCACGCAAGCTGCACCGCTGGCTGGTCGAACATCCGCGCCTCGGCCCGCCGATCCGTGACTGGGAAACCTACCGCGCCATATCAAAGCGCGGCAAAACACTGGCAATGATCGCCATCGTCGCGGTTTTCTTGATCAGCATCGTCGCCGGCGTCGCCACCTATGTCATCGCCATTCAGGCGGTGGTCCTGTCCGCCGTCAGCCTCTTTATCCTGACCCGCCCGCATCCGCCGCACGAGCGGTGGAATTAG
- a CDS encoding pyridoxal phosphate-dependent decarboxylase family protein: MDDSDFRKWSHRASDWSADYRETLAERPVRAQVRPGDIARMIDQTAPENAQDMETIFADFERIIPGGMTHWQHPRFFAYFSSNAAPAAVVAEQLATAIGAQCMLWQTSPAATELEVKMIDWLRQAVGLPDGFGGTFQDTASTATLCAILTMRERALRWTGNKTGLFGQAPLRVYASKGTHSSIDKAMWISGLGQDNLVHIPVDEHGAMQTDLLAEAIIADRKKGHRPAGLVVCVGGTSTGATDDVAALCAVAKEHDLYIHVDAAWAGSAMICPEFRHLWQGIEEADSIVFNPHKWLGAPMECSAHFVRRPEELIRTLAMHPEYLKTYGEEGLVNFSEWSIQLGRRFRALKIWFLLRAYGLDGLRSRIRDHVAWSQNLAERLGNEPDFEITTPPLLSLFSFRYAPAGFDGDLDALNRDLINAINDDGRIYLTQTLHDGRQVIRFTAGSFDMQERDADMAYEVICTIARSLGQEPA, translated from the coding sequence ATGGATGATTCCGATTTCCGCAAATGGTCGCACAGGGCCAGTGACTGGTCCGCCGACTATCGTGAGACGCTGGCGGAGCGTCCGGTTCGCGCCCAGGTGAGACCGGGCGATATCGCGCGGATGATCGACCAGACCGCGCCGGAAAATGCCCAGGATATGGAGACCATTTTCGCAGACTTCGAGCGGATTATTCCGGGCGGCATGACCCATTGGCAACATCCGCGCTTTTTTGCCTATTTCAGCAGCAACGCCGCGCCCGCCGCCGTGGTTGCCGAGCAGCTGGCCACCGCGATCGGCGCCCAGTGCATGCTGTGGCAGACATCGCCGGCGGCCACCGAGCTGGAAGTCAAGATGATCGACTGGCTGCGTCAGGCGGTCGGACTGCCGGACGGTTTCGGCGGCACGTTCCAGGATACGGCCTCGACGGCGACGCTCTGCGCCATCCTGACGATGCGCGAACGCGCGCTTCGATGGACGGGGAACAAAACCGGCCTGTTCGGACAGGCTCCCTTGCGTGTCTATGCATCGAAGGGCACGCACAGTTCAATCGACAAGGCCATGTGGATTTCCGGTCTCGGACAAGACAATCTTGTCCATATTCCCGTCGACGAGCACGGGGCCATGCAAACGGACCTTCTGGCCGAGGCCATCATAGCCGACCGGAAAAAAGGCCACAGGCCTGCCGGGCTCGTCGTTTGTGTGGGCGGAACGTCAACGGGCGCGACGGATGATGTCGCCGCGCTTTGCGCGGTCGCAAAGGAACATGATCTGTACATCCATGTGGATGCCGCATGGGCAGGCTCCGCCATGATCTGCCCGGAGTTCAGGCATCTGTGGCAAGGCATTGAGGAAGCCGACAGCATCGTCTTCAACCCGCACAAATGGCTGGGCGCACCAATGGAGTGTTCCGCGCATTTTGTACGCCGTCCGGAAGAGCTCATCCGTACCCTCGCCATGCATCCGGAATATCTCAAGACCTATGGCGAAGAAGGGCTGGTCAATTTCTCCGAATGGTCGATCCAGCTCGGCCGGCGCTTCCGCGCCCTGAAAATCTGGTTCCTGCTGCGCGCCTACGGCCTTGATGGCCTGCGCAGCCGCATCCGCGACCATGTCGCCTGGTCGCAAAACCTGGCGGAACGCCTTGGAAACGAGCCGGATTTCGAGATCACCACGCCACCGCTCCTGTCGCTGTTTTCCTTCCGCTACGCACCGGCGGGTTTTGATGGCGACCTCGACGCATTGAACCGGGATCTTATCAATGCGATCAATGATGACGGGCGCATCTATCTCACCCAGACGTTGCATGACGGCCGGCAGGTGATCCGCTTCACCGCCGGATCCTTCGACATGCAGGAGCGCGATGCGGACATGGCCTATGAGGTGATTTGCACCATTGCCCGCTCGCTAGGACAGGAACCCGCCTGA
- a CDS encoding sugar phosphate isomerase/epimerase family protein, whose amino-acid sequence MEQVQKDIPVLGAALTLRTASHLKEWLFESDRDLEIQDFVLPQLLNGNWQAIAGEYKKLLDGYRGRVGIHGPFYGFDIASNDPEIQAIIEKRLLQGLSVCEALGATHMVVHSPFTLWQHNNFGDDPGSRERLIGHCHVTMKEAVRRAESIGCVLVIENVEDVDPRERGLLADSFDSEAVQISLDTGHAHSTGGAPPVDYFVEAAGHRLAHVHIQDTDAYADRHWLPGDGTISWRAFFDALRVHADNPRLIIEVGSALQERIPACVRRLESEGLAR is encoded by the coding sequence TTGGAACAGGTTCAAAAGGATATTCCGGTGCTTGGCGCGGCATTGACGTTGCGCACGGCCTCGCATCTGAAAGAATGGCTGTTTGAAAGCGACCGCGATCTCGAAATCCAGGACTTTGTCCTGCCGCAGCTCCTCAATGGCAACTGGCAGGCCATTGCCGGCGAATACAAAAAGCTCCTCGACGGTTATCGCGGGCGTGTCGGCATCCACGGGCCCTTCTACGGTTTCGACATTGCGAGCAATGATCCAGAAATTCAGGCCATCATCGAAAAGCGCCTGCTGCAGGGCTTAAGCGTGTGCGAAGCGCTGGGCGCTACCCATATGGTGGTCCACAGCCCCTTCACCTTGTGGCAGCATAACAATTTCGGCGATGATCCGGGCTCGCGCGAGCGGCTCATCGGCCATTGCCATGTGACCATGAAAGAAGCGGTGCGGCGGGCCGAATCCATCGGTTGTGTTCTGGTGATTGAGAATGTCGAGGATGTCGACCCGCGCGAACGCGGCCTCCTTGCCGACTCCTTTGACAGCGAAGCAGTACAGATCTCGCTGGATACGGGCCATGCTCACAGTACCGGCGGGGCGCCGCCGGTGGACTATTTTGTCGAAGCTGCGGGGCACCGGCTCGCGCATGTGCATATCCAGGATACCGATGCATATGCCGATCGGCACTGGCTACCCGGAGACGGCACCATAAGCTGGCGCGCGTTCTTTGATGCGCTTCGGGTCCACGCGGACAATCCCCGACTCATCATCGAGGTCGGCAGTGCGCTTCAGGAGCGTATTCCCGCCTGTGTCCGCCGCCTGGAAAGCGAAGGCCTGGCGCGGTAG